From a region of the Nocardia sp. XZ_19_385 genome:
- a CDS encoding VWA domain-containing protein produces the protein MSSGLEAPHGLPGHLVGFVEALRARGIPVGPSETVDAGQVVTVLDLMDREVLREGLACALLRRTTHRATFDGLFDLWFPVAIGQRSAVEDLDLPRTRTGDIDIPALREMLAELLAQEDASERLEQLAAQLVEQLGQYQSAQGPSFSAYQALREVQPQTLLAKILAGLAIGPGDSDFDTEIARRAARQRIDGFRASVEAETRRRVAERIGRERVAGYGVARQAEDVDFLRASERELTELKRSTQRLARILASRLAVRRRHSRRGEIDLRKTLRKSMSTGGVPIDLVTRKPRPGRPELVLLCDVSGSVAGFSSFTLLLVSALREQFSRVRIFAFVDQVDEVTQFFDPRTPLDQAMTRIFTESGVVGLDGHSDYGNALASFARRYPDAVTSRSSLLVLGDARTNYRDPELSTLRTLTDTAKHAHWLNPEPRTQWGSGDSAADKYGQVIEMHECRSARQLTEVVSRLLPV, from the coding sequence GTGAGTTCCGGGTTGGAGGCTCCGCACGGGCTGCCCGGTCATCTCGTCGGTTTCGTGGAAGCGTTGCGGGCGCGCGGGATTCCGGTCGGGCCGTCGGAGACGGTGGACGCGGGCCAGGTGGTGACTGTGCTCGATCTGATGGACCGCGAGGTGCTGCGCGAGGGTCTGGCGTGTGCGCTGTTGCGTCGCACCACCCACCGGGCCACCTTCGACGGGCTGTTCGATCTGTGGTTCCCGGTGGCGATCGGGCAGCGCAGTGCGGTCGAGGATCTCGATCTGCCGCGCACCCGCACCGGTGACATCGATATCCCCGCGCTGCGGGAGATGCTCGCGGAATTGCTTGCGCAAGAGGATGCTTCGGAACGCCTGGAGCAACTCGCCGCGCAGTTGGTCGAACAGCTCGGCCAGTATCAGTCCGCGCAGGGGCCATCCTTCTCCGCTTATCAAGCGTTGCGTGAGGTGCAGCCGCAGACACTGCTCGCGAAAATCCTTGCCGGACTTGCCATCGGTCCCGGGGACAGCGATTTCGACACCGAGATCGCCCGGCGCGCTGCCCGGCAGCGCATCGACGGTTTCCGGGCGTCGGTGGAAGCCGAAACACGTAGGCGCGTCGCCGAACGGATCGGCCGGGAACGGGTGGCCGGTTACGGTGTCGCCCGCCAAGCCGAGGACGTCGATTTCCTGCGCGCTTCCGAGCGCGAGCTGACCGAATTGAAACGCAGCACCCAGCGCCTGGCTCGCATCCTGGCCTCGCGGCTCGCGGTGCGCCGCAGGCATTCTCGCCGCGGCGAGATCGATCTTCGCAAGACCCTGCGGAAGTCGATGTCCACCGGTGGCGTGCCGATCGATCTGGTCACCCGCAAGCCCCGGCCCGGTCGTCCGGAACTCGTTCTGCTGTGCGATGTTTCGGGCTCGGTAGCGGGCTTCAGCAGTTTCACCTTGCTCTTGGTGAGTGCGCTGCGCGAACAGTTCTCCCGCGTGCGGATCTTCGCCTTCGTCGACCAGGTCGACGAGGTGACTCAATTCTTCGACCCGCGAACACCTTTGGACCAGGCGATGACCCGCATTTTCACCGAGTCGGGTGTCGTCGGCCTCGACGGTCATTCCGACTACGGCAACGCTCTGGCGAGCTTCGCCCGACGGTATCCCGACGCCGTCACCAGCCGCAGCTCCCTGCTCGTCCTCGGCGACGCCCGCACCAACTACCGTGACCCCGAACTGAGCACCCTGCGCACGCTGACCGACACCGCCAAGCACGCGCACTGGCTCAACCCGGAACCCCGAACCCAATGGGGCTCGGGCGATTCCGCCGCCGACAAGTACGGCCAGGTCATCGAAATGCACGAATGCCGCTCGGCGCGCCAGCTCACCGAAGTGGTGTCCCGTCTGCTGCCGGTCTGA
- the nadD gene encoding nicotinate-nucleotide adenylyltransferase: protein MQKTRRRKLGVMGGTFDPIHHGHLVAASEVQDRFDLDEVIFVPTGQPWQKADRQVSPAEDRYLMTVIATASNPRFSVSRADIDRGKVTYTVDTLREMRAQHPDAELYFITGADALSNILTWQDWAELFELAKFVGVSRPGYELNTDHLTEHLRDLPADAVTMIEIPALSISSSECRRRAAEGRPVWYLVPDGVVQYISKRSLYEPAERKVAK from the coding sequence ATGCAGAAAACAAGGCGGCGCAAGCTGGGGGTGATGGGCGGGACGTTCGATCCCATCCATCACGGCCACCTCGTCGCCGCCAGCGAGGTCCAGGACCGTTTCGACCTGGACGAAGTGATCTTCGTGCCGACCGGGCAGCCGTGGCAGAAAGCCGACCGGCAGGTCAGTCCGGCCGAGGACCGCTATTTGATGACGGTCATCGCGACCGCATCCAATCCGCGGTTCTCGGTCAGTCGCGCCGACATCGATCGCGGCAAGGTGACCTACACCGTGGACACCCTGCGCGAGATGCGGGCCCAGCATCCCGACGCCGAGCTGTACTTCATCACCGGTGCGGACGCACTGTCCAACATCCTCACATGGCAGGATTGGGCCGAACTGTTCGAACTGGCCAAGTTCGTCGGGGTGAGCAGGCCGGGGTACGAACTGAACACCGATCATCTGACCGAACATCTGCGGGACCTCCCGGCCGATGCGGTCACCATGATCGAAATTCCCGCACTGTCGATCTCGTCGAGCGAATGCCGCCGCCGTGCCGCCGAAGGCCGGCCGGTGTGGTACCTCGTCCCGGACGGCGTAGTGCAATACATATCGAAGCGGAGCCTGTATGAGCCCGCGGAACGGAAGGTAGCCAAGTGA
- the rsfS gene encoding ribosome silencing factor, producing MTATAEAVEMAQVAARAADEKLASDVVVLDVSEQLVITDCFVIASAPNERQVNAIVDNIEEKLREAGHKPVRREGTREGRWALLDYVDVVVHVQHNDERNYYALERLWKDCPVVPVDGLGDPRANGAATASEEADAVE from the coding sequence GTGACGGCAACGGCCGAAGCGGTTGAGATGGCGCAGGTCGCCGCGCGCGCGGCAGACGAGAAGCTGGCCTCCGACGTGGTGGTGCTCGACGTCTCCGAGCAGCTGGTGATCACCGACTGCTTCGTGATCGCCTCCGCCCCGAACGAGCGCCAGGTCAACGCCATCGTCGACAACATCGAGGAGAAGCTGCGCGAGGCCGGGCACAAGCCGGTGCGTCGCGAGGGCACCCGCGAGGGGCGCTGGGCGCTGCTCGACTACGTCGACGTCGTCGTGCACGTCCAGCACAACGACGAGCGCAATTACTATGCGCTGGAACGCCTGTGGAAGGACTGCCCGGTGGTGCCGGTGGATGGTCTCGGCGATCCCAGGGCCAACGGCGCTGCGACGGCTTCGGAAGAGGCGGACGCGGTCGAGTGA
- a CDS encoding histidine phosphatase family protein, with protein MSRAWRQAGVRTLILLRHGQTEWNAADRMQGQIDTDLTELGRRQAKEAARELVSRNAIAIVSSDLRRAHDTALALSEHTNVPVELDRRLRETHLGDWEGLTHLEVDADYPGARVEWRLDAAYRPPNGESKLEVGARALPVVRELFSERQDWPGRTIILVAHGGLIAALTAALLDLPPQNWPVLGGLANTSWVQLSSHGPGIEQPGWRLDVWNAAAKVAPDVL; from the coding sequence GTGAGTCGTGCATGGAGACAGGCCGGTGTTCGTACGCTGATTCTGCTGCGGCATGGCCAGACCGAATGGAACGCCGCCGACCGGATGCAGGGTCAGATCGACACCGATCTCACCGAGCTCGGCCGTAGACAGGCGAAAGAAGCGGCACGGGAACTGGTGTCGCGCAACGCGATCGCCATCGTCTCCTCCGACCTGAGACGCGCCCACGACACCGCGCTGGCTCTGTCCGAGCACACGAACGTGCCGGTGGAGCTGGACCGGCGGCTGCGCGAAACCCATCTCGGCGACTGGGAGGGCCTGACCCACCTGGAGGTCGACGCCGACTACCCGGGTGCGCGCGTGGAATGGCGGCTGGACGCCGCCTACCGGCCACCGAACGGCGAAAGCAAACTCGAAGTGGGCGCGCGAGCGCTGCCCGTGGTGCGGGAATTGTTCTCCGAGCGACAGGATTGGCCCGGCCGGACTATCATCCTGGTTGCGCACGGCGGGCTGATCGCCGCCCTTACGGCCGCGCTGCTCGACTTGCCGCCACAGAACTGGCCTGTCCTCGGTGGACTGGCCAACACCAGCTGGGTGCAACTGAGCAGCCACGGTCCAGGTATCGAACAGCCCGGGTGGCGCCTCGATGTGTGGAACGCAGCGGCGAAGGTAGCTCCCGATGTCCTCTGA
- the octT gene encoding diglucosylglycerate octanoyltransferase produces MLLVVADSLSYFGPKGGLPADDPRIWPNLVAAELDWDVELVGRIGWTCRDAYWALIGDPRIWAAVPNAGAVVFAVGGMDSLPSPLPTALREQIRYVRPPGLRRVVRATYNWLQPKLAKLGRPVALPPRVSVDYLEQSREALAQLRPDLPFVGVLPSVHNCAAYGRVHRGRPRAVKALQAWSARTSVPLVDLGEAVRENIFSGEANPDGIHWGWAGHTAVANAMVKTLQEVR; encoded by the coding sequence GTGCTGCTGGTGGTCGCCGACTCGTTGTCCTACTTCGGCCCGAAAGGCGGCCTGCCCGCCGACGACCCCCGGATCTGGCCGAACCTGGTTGCCGCCGAACTCGATTGGGATGTCGAGCTGGTCGGCCGCATCGGCTGGACCTGCCGTGACGCCTACTGGGCGCTGATCGGCGACCCGCGGATCTGGGCGGCGGTCCCGAACGCGGGTGCCGTGGTGTTCGCCGTCGGCGGCATGGACAGTCTGCCCTCGCCGCTGCCGACCGCGCTGCGCGAGCAGATCCGCTACGTCCGCCCGCCCGGCCTGCGCCGGGTCGTCCGAGCCACCTACAACTGGCTGCAGCCGAAACTCGCGAAACTCGGCCGCCCCGTGGCACTTCCGCCGCGGGTCAGCGTCGACTACCTGGAGCAGTCCAGGGAAGCCCTGGCACAACTGCGTCCGGACCTGCCGTTCGTCGGTGTGCTCCCGTCGGTGCACAACTGCGCCGCCTACGGGCGTGTGCACCGCGGCCGGCCGCGTGCGGTCAAAGCCTTGCAGGCCTGGTCGGCGCGCACCTCGGTGCCGCTGGTCGATCTCGGGGAAGCGGTGCGCGAGAACATCTTCTCGGGCGAGGCGAACCCGGACGGCATCCATTGGGGCTGGGCCGGGCACACCGCGGTGGCCAATGCGATGGTGAAAACTTTGCAGGAGGTTCGGTAG
- a CDS encoding DegV family protein translates to MAVVVVTDSSASLPAALTAELDIAVVPLHVLVGDRAVREGIDPIDIDYSADTVTTSAPSPGEMREAYEAALARSGGDGVVAVHISRQLSGTWEAGRQAVRDMDAGDRIHLVDSLGAGLATGLPVLAAARRARDGAALDVVYDTAVAASSRARTFILVNRTEQLRRGGRLSSAAAFFGSELVTKPLLQIVGGKLELREKVRTRSKAYAKLVAAAVDAAGDDGVAVAVQHLAAPEAAETLAAQLRDTVPGIRELIINEFGPALGVHLGAGAVGVLVVPGGCG, encoded by the coding sequence GTGGCCGTCGTGGTCGTCACCGATTCGTCCGCAAGCCTGCCTGCCGCACTCACCGCCGAGCTGGACATCGCCGTCGTACCGCTGCATGTCCTCGTCGGTGACCGGGCGGTGCGGGAAGGCATCGATCCCATCGACATCGACTACAGCGCAGACACGGTCACCACCTCCGCACCCTCACCGGGGGAGATGCGCGAGGCGTACGAGGCGGCGCTGGCGCGCAGCGGCGGCGACGGTGTTGTGGCCGTGCATATTTCGCGGCAGCTGTCCGGAACCTGGGAGGCCGGTCGGCAAGCTGTGCGCGATATGGATGCCGGTGATCGGATTCATCTGGTGGATTCGCTCGGCGCGGGCCTGGCGACCGGGTTGCCCGTGCTCGCGGCCGCGCGACGGGCACGCGACGGTGCGGCACTGGATGTCGTCTACGACACCGCGGTTGCCGCTTCCAGCCGCGCCCGGACGTTTATTCTCGTGAATCGCACCGAACAGCTGCGCCGTGGTGGCCGGTTGAGCAGTGCGGCAGCGTTTTTCGGTAGCGAGCTCGTCACCAAGCCGCTGCTGCAGATCGTCGGTGGCAAACTCGAGCTCCGGGAGAAGGTCCGCACCCGCTCCAAGGCCTACGCGAAACTCGTTGCGGCGGCGGTGGACGCGGCGGGCGACGACGGCGTGGCGGTCGCGGTGCAGCACCTCGCAGCTCCCGAGGCCGCGGAAACCCTTGCCGCGCAATTGCGGGACACCGTGCCCGGCATCCGGGAACTCATCATCAACGAGTTCGGGCCGGCGCTCGGCGTGCACCTCGGCGCGGGTGCGGTCGGCGTGCTCGTGGTGCCCGGCGGCTGCGGCTGA
- a CDS encoding carbon-nitrogen hydrolase family protein: MAGIKVAAIQATSENGAVARNLENAGRLVRLAVERGAELVVCPEFLAAGYTYDEIIWESAEPRGGATETWLAALASEHDIYVGAGYLEADGDQFYNTFTLFGPGGELMGRVRKGSLPFCEGWYFAPSSDPKVIETPLGRIGVGICNDNQTAEFYRHMIDESPDLLLMPHSAPTPRVPVVAGWFREMVNSVAEFYAREFGIPVVFSNKVATRTNWTPLSFVPLLRLPMRCEGFSSVHAAGGERLAYAEDRETAVVGTIEIDPTRKRRPTAQPDGYLVRTPDLLTAAGGRVFEVFTRLGDHAYTTNTRRAPAAHAAANR, from the coding sequence ATGGCGGGGATCAAGGTCGCGGCAATACAGGCAACCAGCGAGAACGGCGCCGTAGCGCGCAATCTCGAGAATGCGGGGCGGCTGGTCCGGCTGGCGGTGGAGCGCGGCGCCGAACTCGTGGTGTGCCCGGAATTCCTCGCGGCGGGCTACACCTACGACGAAATCATCTGGGAGAGCGCCGAGCCGCGCGGCGGCGCGACCGAAACATGGTTGGCGGCACTGGCATCCGAGCACGACATCTACGTCGGCGCGGGCTACCTCGAAGCCGACGGCGACCAGTTCTACAACACCTTCACGCTGTTCGGGCCCGGCGGAGAACTCATGGGCCGGGTGCGCAAGGGGTCGCTGCCGTTCTGTGAGGGCTGGTATTTCGCGCCGTCGAGCGACCCGAAGGTCATCGAGACTCCGCTGGGACGGATCGGCGTCGGCATCTGCAACGACAACCAGACCGCCGAGTTCTACCGGCACATGATCGACGAATCCCCCGACCTGCTGTTGATGCCGCATTCCGCGCCGACACCGCGAGTTCCTGTGGTGGCCGGGTGGTTCCGGGAAATGGTCAATTCCGTAGCCGAGTTCTACGCGCGGGAATTCGGCATCCCGGTCGTGTTCTCGAACAAGGTGGCCACGCGCACGAACTGGACGCCGTTGTCCTTCGTTCCGCTGCTGCGGTTGCCGATGCGGTGCGAGGGATTCTCCTCGGTCCACGCCGCCGGCGGCGAGCGGCTCGCGTACGCCGAAGATCGCGAAACCGCAGTGGTCGGCACGATCGAAATCGACCCCACCCGGAAGCGGAGGCCTACCGCGCAACCGGACGGATACCTGGTGCGCACACCAGACCTTCTTACGGCGGCGGGCGGTCGCGTCTTCGAGGTCTTCACCCGCCTCGGCGACCACGCCTACACCACCAACACCCGCCGCGCTCCGGCCGCCCACGCCGCCGCCAACCGCTGA
- the lexA gene encoding transcriptional repressor LexA: MTGYDHFDDLDTSTLPPRQHQILATIRDWVQRHGYAPNTREIGDAVGLRSASSVSKHLKSLEDRGFLRRSATMSRPIDVRMFLQAAPSRSESEDSVSVPVLGDIAAGTPILAEEHADDTLTLPRDLVGRGTVFGLRVRGDSMIDAAICDGDIVVIRQQHEAHSGQIVAAMIDGEATVKVYRRRNGHVYLEPRNPAYDVIDGDKAVVLGKVVSVMRRV, encoded by the coding sequence GTGACCGGATACGACCACTTCGACGACCTCGACACTTCGACGCTGCCGCCACGCCAGCACCAGATCCTCGCCACCATCCGGGATTGGGTGCAGCGGCACGGGTATGCGCCGAACACCCGCGAGATCGGCGACGCGGTCGGGCTGCGGTCGGCGTCCTCGGTGTCCAAGCACCTGAAGAGCTTGGAAGACCGGGGTTTTCTGCGTCGCAGCGCGACTATGTCGCGTCCGATCGATGTCCGGATGTTCTTGCAGGCGGCCCCGTCGCGGTCCGAATCCGAGGACTCGGTGTCGGTGCCGGTCCTCGGCGACATCGCCGCGGGCACCCCGATCCTCGCCGAGGAACACGCCGACGACACCCTGACCTTGCCCCGCGATCTGGTCGGCCGCGGCACCGTCTTCGGCCTGCGCGTTCGCGGTGATTCCATGATCGACGCCGCTATCTGCGACGGCGACATCGTGGTGATTCGCCAACAGCACGAAGCGCATTCGGGCCAAATCGTCGCCGCCATGATCGACGGCGAAGCCACCGTCAAGGTCTACCGCCGCCGCAACGGCCACGTCTACCTGGAGCCCCGCAACCCCGCCTACGACGTCATCGACGGCGACAAGGCAGTGGTGCTCGGAAAAGTCGTTTCGGTGATGCGGCGCGTCTGA
- a CDS encoding ComEA family DNA-binding protein, producing MPRHDERERIRRRLGALTARVDASRTAGLPITTGRTSTQPTDNHKLPWTLRTTGGASCGKRYVRPAAPPVTSTKPAGPVRNSSWTPRIVSESPADSQGEAQRGREAAFPTAAPGARGRESSAQRRAIDDSPGEHGAATHRAPTAGSQHGGQRGGREAAFPAAAPRPHGREGSSWRLAIDDSPGGHDAAAFREPTIGSEHKGQRDRHVAAFPTAAPGARGRESFSRSRDIADSPGGDDAARLDEMGDDPGLWDLDELPADPEPPAPAEHIGEVIAPGWLREPKPRPGRWDHLVPARFHGARLDPGRRGVLTLTAIGLLTIIITAIVVLRERPVAHPVPPLAALRTTTPAHPSGVAMSPDAARSNTAAPAPSAPTELVVSVVGQVHTPGLVRLPAGSRVADALAAAGTPTPTADLTGLNLAQRLLDGDQVLVGATPGLTPGTPQLGSGTISAGGATSHTPPAAPTPATRLNLNTATESDLDALPGVGPITARAILTWRTTNGPFTDITQLGEVDGIGPARLTRLRDLVRI from the coding sequence ATGCCCCGACACGACGAACGCGAACGAATCCGGCGCCGCCTGGGAGCGCTGACCGCCCGAGTCGACGCCAGCCGAACCGCCGGCCTCCCGATCACCACCGGCCGAACCTCCACCCAGCCCACGGACAACCACAAACTGCCATGGACACTCCGGACAACCGGGGGCGCCTCCTGCGGCAAACGCTACGTCCGCCCAGCCGCGCCACCGGTCACCAGCACGAAACCCGCGGGGCCCGTCCGCAATTCGTCCTGGACCCCGCGAATCGTCAGCGAGTCGCCTGCAGACAGTCAGGGCGAAGCCCAGCGAGGCCGCGAAGCCGCGTTTCCCACGGCAGCACCGGGAGCACGTGGCCGCGAAAGCTCCGCGCAGCGCCGCGCCATCGACGACTCACCCGGCGAGCACGGCGCGGCGACGCACCGCGCGCCGACCGCAGGCAGTCAGCACGGGGGGCAGCGGGGCGGTCGCGAAGCCGCGTTTCCTGCGGCAGCACCGCGACCACACGGTCGCGAAGGTTCTTCGTGGCGTCTTGCCATCGACGACTCACCCGGCGGACACGACGCGGCGGCGTTCCGCGAGCCGACCATCGGCAGCGAACATAAGGGGCAGCGCGACCGCCACGTAGCGGCGTTCCCTACGGCAGCGCCGGGAGCACGCGGCCGCGAAAGTTTCTCGCGGAGCCGCGACATCGCTGACTCACCCGGCGGAGACGATGCGGCGCGCCTCGATGAGATGGGCGACGACCCAGGCCTCTGGGACCTCGATGAGCTGCCCGCCGACCCCGAACCCCCAGCACCCGCCGAGCACATCGGCGAGGTCATCGCACCGGGTTGGTTGCGCGAGCCGAAACCGCGCCCAGGCCGCTGGGATCACCTGGTACCGGCCCGCTTCCACGGCGCCCGCCTGGACCCAGGCCGCCGTGGGGTCCTGACCCTCACCGCCATCGGCCTCCTCACAATCATCATCACCGCGATAGTCGTGCTCCGCGAACGCCCAGTCGCCCACCCGGTCCCGCCCCTGGCCGCACTCCGCACCACAACCCCCGCACACCCCTCAGGCGTCGCCATGTCACCAGACGCGGCCCGATCGAACACCGCTGCCCCCGCCCCGTCCGCCCCCACCGAACTCGTTGTAAGCGTCGTCGGCCAAGTCCACACCCCTGGCCTGGTCCGCCTCCCCGCCGGATCCCGCGTAGCCGACGCCCTGGCCGCCGCCGGCACCCCGACACCCACCGCCGACCTGACCGGCCTCAACCTCGCCCAACGCCTCCTCGACGGCGACCAAGTCCTGGTAGGCGCCACCCCCGGCCTCACCCCGGGAACTCCCCAACTGGGCAGCGGAACAATCAGCGCCGGCGGCGCCACCTCGCACACCCCTCCCGCCGCCCCAACCCCGGCCACCCGCCTCAACCTCAACACCGCCACCGAATCCGACCTCGACGCCCTCCCCGGCGTAGGTCCCATCACCGCCCGCGCCATCCTCACCTGGCGCACCACCAACGGCCCCTTCACCGACATCACCCAACTCGGCGAAGTAGACGGCATCGGCCCAGCCCGCCTCACCCGCCTCCGCGACCTGGTCCGAATATGA